One part of the Clostridia bacterium genome encodes these proteins:
- a CDS encoding DUF881 domain-containing protein produces MKKGIAQISIGFVCMILSFFIVLQFKTVKNTSVATYPTQLRVGQTQELLRLEKEKNEALYKQVMEYKDEIYEYQTQANADEMLIKDLRNAEILAGLVSVEGPGIEITLSDGEGANTQNMNENLYIVHQEDILKVMNELRAAGAEALSVNDQRVLATSEVRCVGNVVNINGVKVAAPFVIKAIGDPDQLESGFKMRGGIFDELSPWIKIEIKKVESDMVVPAYVGKIEYKHSKIITNAKANEALGK; encoded by the coding sequence ATGAAAAAAGGAATCGCTCAGATTTCAATCGGCTTTGTTTGTATGATTTTAAGTTTCTTTATAGTGTTGCAGTTTAAAACTGTAAAAAACACTTCGGTTGCAACCTATCCCACTCAGTTAAGGGTAGGGCAGACTCAGGAACTTTTAAGGCTGGAAAAAGAGAAAAATGAGGCTTTATATAAACAGGTTATGGAATATAAAGATGAAATTTATGAGTATCAGACCCAGGCCAATGCCGATGAAATGCTTATTAAAGATTTAAGAAATGCAGAAATTTTAGCAGGTCTTGTATCGGTTGAAGGGCCTGGTATTGAAATAACCCTAAGCGATGGGGAAGGTGCGAATACCCAGAATATGAACGAAAATCTTTATATAGTTCATCAGGAAGATATTTTAAAGGTAATGAATGAACTAAGAGCAGCAGGGGCAGAGGCTTTATCGGTTAACGACCAGAGAGTTCTTGCTACAAGCGAAGTGCGTTGTGTGGGTAATGTGGTTAATATTAACGGTGTAAAAGTTGCAGCACCATTTGTTATAAAAGCAATAGGCGACCCTGATCAGCTTGAAAGTGGTTTTAAAATGAGGGGTGGAATTTTTGATGAACTTTCCCCTTGGATTAAAATCGAGATAAAAAAAGTTGAGAGTGATATGGTTGTTCCTGCGTATGTAGGAAAAATTGAGTATAAACATTCTAAAATAATAACTAACGCTAAAGCAAACGAAGCATTGGGGAAATAA